In the genome of Bremerella sp. P1, the window GCAGCCATGGACGCGGGCAATGGTCGTTTTGTCCCAGACGACTCGCAGACCACCAAGCACGCCTTGTGAAAGGACCAGCACCAGGGCAATCACCCCCAGCGTGATCAACGACTTGTCTTTTCGCCAAATGGCCAACACCAAAAAGGCAATGCAGAGCATGCCAACGGTCGAGGCCAACAACCGGTGACCATGTTCCAGGAAGAGGTCGTACGGCCCGAACACCCACGTCTGCCAAGGATACAAGAACATGTTGTATCCATAGGTCGACGGCCAGTCCGGCACAGCCATGCCGCTTTTGGTTGTCGTGACCAGACCACCGATCCAGATCAGCGGGAAGGTCGCGCAGACCAACAGCATCGCCAGGCGATGTGGCCAAGGGGACTCGGATTGTACCGGGTTAGCCATGCGTTTAGTGATTCACCATTGTCGCAGGCTCGTCCGTGTCGCCGCGTTCGTTCGGTGGTTGGGTTTGCGGGTAATAGTCTTCATCCACTTCAGGCGAACCATACTCGTACGGGCCGCGGTAGACGATCGGCTGGAAGTCGAAGTTTCCGTGGCCAGGAGGGCTCGGAGCTTGCCATTCCAGACCGTTGGCGTGCCAAGGATTTCGACCGGCCTTTGGCCCGAAGAAAATGCTGTAGAAGAAGTTCACGATGAAGAATATCTGACAGGCAACCATCAGAATGGCGCAGATCGTCATGAACTGATTCATCGGCAACAGGTGCCGGAAGGTCTCGTAGTGGTACGGGTCGGCCAATCGGCGCGGGAAGCCCACGGCCCCCAGAATGTGCATCGTAAAGAACGTGCCGTTCATAAACAGGAACGTCAGCAGGAAGTGAATCTTGCCCAGTGGTTCGTTCATCATCCGGCCGAACATCTTGGGGAACCAGAAGTAGATTGCCCCGAATACGGCCATCGCCGTTCCACCAAACAGCACATAGTGGAAGTGAGCAACAATGAAGTAGGTGTCGTGAATAAAGATATCGACCGGCGTAGCGGCCATGAAGATCCCGGACAAACCGCCGATCACAAACATCAACACAAAGGACAACGCGAACAGCATCGGTGTGGTGAAGCTGATCTTGCCCCCGTAGATCGTGCCGAGCCAGTTAAACGTCTTCACCGCACTAGGCAAAGCGATCATCATCGTTGCGACCATGAAGGTCATACCCAGTCCCGGGTTCATGCCTGAGACAAACATATGGTGACCCCAGACAATAAAGCCCAGGCCGGCGATCCCGCAAATGGCATACACCATCGGCTTGTAGCCAAACAGCGGCTTGCGGGCAAAACAGGAGAGGATGTCCGAGACCATACCCATCGCCGGCAGAATCATGATGTACACCGCCGGGTGCGAGTAGAACCAGAACAAGTGCTGCCACAACAACGGCTGACCACCACCGGCGACCATTTCGGAGTTATTCACGATCAGCCCTTCCGGCACGAAGAAGCCGGTGCCAAACACGCGGTCAGCCAATTGCATGAAACCAGCGGCCGTCAACACAGGCAGCGCGAATGCTTGTAGTAGTGCCGTGATAAACATGCCCCAAATCGTCATCGGCAGACGCATCATCGTCATGCCTGGAGCACGCATCTGGATGATGGTGGTCATATAGTTGACCGAACCCATCATCGAACTGATACCCACGCACGTTAGTGCGATGAGCCACATGGTTTGTGCCAGCCCGCTACCTGGTGCGGCTTCCGTCACCGAGGAAAGAGGCGGGTAACTTGTCCAACCGCTCGACGCCCCGTTACCGGCAACAAAAAAGCTTCCTCCGAAAAAGAGAAACGCCGGCCACATCACCCAGTAGCTGAGCATATTCAGCGTGGGGAAGGCCATATCGTCGGCACCAATCATCAGCGGGATCAGGTAGTTACCAAACGCACCAGCGAGGATCGGAATGATGACCAGGAAGGTCATCACCGTGGCATGCATGGTGAAGAGCATGGTGTAGAACTCAGGAGAAATCTGTCCCCCTTCGGCCGAAAAGAGCATCGGACCGATCACCGGCATATCGCTCCACGGCCAAGCCAGTTGCCAGCGAATACCAATCGCCAAGAGGCCGCCGATCAAGAACCACAAAAGCGTGGAAAACAGGAACTGCAGCCCGATCACTTTATGATCGCGCGAGAATACGTAAGTGGAAATGAATTCGCCAACGCCGAATTCGCCTGATGTGTGGGCGTGAGTCGCTTGCCCATCCGCGGTGATGCTGCTCATCGTTTCTTACTCTGCCTCAGCCAGCGAATACTCGGACAATTCTTGTTCGTTATAGGCCTTCTCAAGCCACGCTCGATAATCGCTAGCCGACTCGACCGTGATCTGGCCTTTCATTTTGTAGTGTCCCCAGCCACACAGTTCGGCACAGACGATGTCGTACTTCCCGTCCTTCACCGGTTTGAACCATATGAACTGCTTCATGCCAGGCACCACATCC includes:
- a CDS encoding cytochrome c oxidase subunit I encodes the protein MSSITADGQATHAHTSGEFGVGEFISTYVFSRDHKVIGLQFLFSTLLWFLIGGLLAIGIRWQLAWPWSDMPVIGPMLFSAEGGQISPEFYTMLFTMHATVMTFLVIIPILAGAFGNYLIPLMIGADDMAFPTLNMLSYWVMWPAFLFFGGSFFVAGNGASSGWTSYPPLSSVTEAAPGSGLAQTMWLIALTCVGISSMMGSVNYMTTIIQMRAPGMTMMRLPMTIWGMFITALLQAFALPVLTAAGFMQLADRVFGTGFFVPEGLIVNNSEMVAGGGQPLLWQHLFWFYSHPAVYIMILPAMGMVSDILSCFARKPLFGYKPMVYAICGIAGLGFIVWGHHMFVSGMNPGLGMTFMVATMMIALPSAVKTFNWLGTIYGGKISFTTPMLFALSFVLMFVIGGLSGIFMAATPVDIFIHDTYFIVAHFHYVLFGGTAMAVFGAIYFWFPKMFGRMMNEPLGKIHFLLTFLFMNGTFFTMHILGAVGFPRRLADPYHYETFRHLLPMNQFMTICAILMVACQIFFIVNFFYSIFFGPKAGRNPWHANGLEWQAPSPPGHGNFDFQPIVYRGPYEYGSPEVDEDYYPQTQPPNERGDTDEPATMVNH